In a genomic window of Streptomyces pristinaespiralis:
- a CDS encoding vWA domain-containing protein: protein MSGEAPPNGAAAAPEDAAKDEVPATGQAASAAGGAPPAGAVATAGDAPGALDVDKLFAARLHAARVRPFLATALFALHAVESRRVPTMAVDRHWRCYVSPAFVDRTPVEDLAGVWVHEVSHLLRDHHGRSDRLARERGLTGPGERLRMNIAADCEINDDAFGDGLLRPEGAVTPASLGLPEGELMEDYLRQFRLGPRTQELSWLDCGSGADGLERGWDLGPDGAHGLNAQEQDAVRFRVAQGINGRPGNAPKGWKRWAEEAFHPPQPWRELLGAAVRSAACGTGAGEDYTYGRPSRRSAGLPGVVLPSLRRTPPRVSVVIDTSGSVSDAELGSALLEVAAIARAVGGRRDLVTVVPCDAAARIVHPLCRGEGIPLMGGGGTDLRSGFAKALRAGPPPDVVVVLTDGQTPWPARRPPCRTVVGLFPRQRRLRSWDEDDPDRVPDSPPAWARVVTIG, encoded by the coding sequence ATGAGCGGGGAGGCGCCGCCGAACGGGGCAGCGGCCGCGCCCGAGGACGCCGCGAAGGACGAGGTCCCCGCGACGGGGCAGGCCGCCTCGGCCGCCGGGGGAGCGCCGCCGGCCGGGGCGGTGGCCACGGCCGGCGACGCGCCGGGCGCTCTGGACGTCGACAAGCTGTTCGCCGCCCGGCTGCACGCCGCCCGTGTCCGGCCGTTCCTGGCGACGGCCCTGTTCGCCCTGCACGCCGTCGAGTCGCGGCGGGTGCCGACGATGGCCGTCGACCGGCACTGGCGGTGCTACGTGTCGCCGGCGTTCGTCGACCGGACGCCGGTGGAGGACCTGGCCGGCGTGTGGGTCCACGAGGTGTCGCACCTGCTGCGCGACCACCACGGGCGCAGTGACCGTCTCGCGCGGGAGCGCGGGCTGACCGGCCCGGGTGAACGGCTGCGCATGAACATCGCGGCGGACTGCGAGATCAACGACGACGCGTTCGGCGACGGGCTTCTCCGGCCGGAAGGCGCCGTCACGCCTGCGTCCCTGGGGCTGCCCGAGGGGGAGCTGATGGAGGACTACCTGCGTCAGTTCCGGCTCGGTCCGCGTACGCAGGAGCTGTCCTGGCTGGACTGCGGCAGTGGCGCCGACGGGCTGGAACGGGGCTGGGATTTGGGCCCGGACGGCGCGCACGGCCTGAACGCGCAGGAACAGGACGCGGTCCGGTTCCGGGTGGCACAGGGCATCAACGGCCGACCGGGGAACGCCCCGAAGGGATGGAAACGATGGGCGGAGGAGGCGTTCCATCCGCCGCAGCCCTGGCGGGAACTGCTGGGAGCAGCCGTCCGCTCGGCGGCCTGCGGAACGGGCGCGGGCGAGGACTACACCTACGGCCGGCCTTCGCGCCGCTCGGCCGGGCTGCCCGGCGTCGTACTCCCGAGCCTTCGACGCACGCCGCCCCGGGTCTCCGTGGTCATCGACACGTCCGGCTCGGTCAGCGACGCCGAACTGGGCAGTGCGCTCCTCGAGGTCGCTGCGATCGCCCGTGCCGTTGGCGGCCGCCGCGACCTGGTCACGGTCGTGCCGTGCGACGCCGCGGCGAGGATCGTGCACCCGCTGTGCCGGGGCGAGGGCATCCCGCTGATGGGCGGTGGGGGCACGGATCTGCGCTCGGGATTCGCCAAGGCGCTCCGGGCGGGTCCACCTCCCGACGTCGTCGTGGTCCTGACCGACGGACAGACGCCGTGGCCGGCAAGGCGTCCACCGTGCCGGACGGTGGTGGGTCTGTTCCCCCGGCAGCGGCGGCTCCGGTCGTGGGACGAGGACGATCCCGATCGCGTGCCGGACTCGCCGCCCGCCTGGGCACGGGTGGTCACCATCGGGTAG
- a CDS encoding AAA family ATPase yields MPTYTPFVAHDTTSDPAPVTQLDVAGELLTLLRDATTEPRPDTRLEALTLAVAADLPVLLWGEPGIGKTAALTQLAEALDLPLTTVIASVHEPSDFSGLPVVGNDPAVQGVPMAPPDWAVRLVRAGRGLLFLDELSTAPPAVQAALLRLVLERRIGALRLPPGVRIVAAANPRSSAADGWELSPPLANRFVHLHWTHDHEVVVRGLGGTWPRATMPRLAPEKLPEAVDFARRAVCGLLAVRPELVHRLPSSETRRGGAWPSPRSWETALCLIAFATAAGSSREVLSLLVRGAVGDGPGLELLASLDRMDLPDPEVLLADPAAAVLPDRGDLRQAVLDGVVAAVRTRPDKSRWDAAWALLVRAVETGAPDLVVVPATTLATLRQEDWDVPASIEQLAGVVSLSRRADRAATRSAAVAAKAGR; encoded by the coding sequence ATGCCCACGTACACCCCGTTCGTCGCGCACGACACCACCTCCGACCCGGCCCCCGTCACCCAACTCGACGTCGCGGGCGAATTGCTGACCCTGCTGCGCGACGCGACCACAGAACCGCGCCCCGACACCCGACTGGAGGCACTGACCCTGGCGGTGGCCGCAGACCTGCCCGTGCTCCTGTGGGGCGAGCCGGGGATCGGGAAGACCGCCGCCCTGACACAACTCGCCGAGGCCCTGGACCTTCCGCTGACCACGGTGATCGCCAGTGTGCACGAGCCGTCCGACTTCTCCGGGCTGCCCGTCGTCGGGAACGACCCCGCGGTGCAGGGCGTCCCGATGGCCCCGCCGGACTGGGCGGTCCGGCTCGTACGGGCCGGCCGGGGGCTGCTGTTCCTGGACGAGCTGTCCACCGCGCCGCCGGCCGTGCAGGCCGCCCTGCTCCGCCTCGTGCTCGAGCGGCGGATCGGCGCGCTCCGGCTGCCGCCGGGCGTACGGATCGTGGCCGCCGCCAACCCGCGGTCCTCCGCGGCCGACGGCTGGGAGCTGAGCCCGCCCCTCGCCAACCGGTTCGTCCACCTCCACTGGACCCACGACCACGAGGTCGTCGTGCGCGGCCTCGGCGGGACATGGCCGCGGGCGACCATGCCACGGCTGGCACCGGAAAAGCTGCCGGAGGCCGTGGACTTCGCCCGCCGCGCGGTGTGCGGGCTGCTCGCCGTTCGTCCTGAACTCGTTCACCGACTCCCCAGCAGCGAAACGCGCCGGGGCGGCGCCTGGCCGTCCCCCCGGAGCTGGGAGACGGCCCTGTGCCTGATCGCCTTCGCGACCGCGGCCGGCTCCTCCCGGGAAGTGCTCTCCCTGCTGGTCAGGGGCGCCGTGGGAGACGGCCCGGGGCTGGAACTGCTGGCGAGCCTGGACCGGATGGACCTCCCGGATCCCGAGGTGCTTCTCGCGGACCCCGCGGCCGCTGTCCTGCCCGATCGGGGGGATCTGCGTCAGGCCGTGCTCGACGGTGTGGTGGCGGCGGTCCGCACACGACCGGACAAGTCCCGCTGGGACGCGGCGTGGGCGCTCCTGGTCCGGGCCGTGGAGACCGGCGCCCCGGACCTGGTCGTCGTCCCCGCGACCACACTCGCGACCCTTCGCCAGGAGGACTGGGACGTTCCGGCGTCGATCGAACAGCTCGCCGGAGTGGTGTCCCTGTCCCGGCGGGCGGACCGGGCGGCGACCCGGTCCGCGGCCGTCGCCGCGAAGGCCGGCCGATGA
- a CDS encoding amidohydrolase family protein — MSRRNLLVAGGAVASAAAATGGSSALARADEALRGPDRGDGAARARIDVHHHFTAPAWVDWAEREGLVRREELPWWARWDLDATLAMMDKAGIATAVLNPTMQDRYRSPAQAKEGLTIVLEALTGLVAAYPGRFAFLGPALMDHPDVTPWALRRALDELGAVGVGVKANYHGVYLGDPSYDRFLAELDERAAVLVTHPLDLPGGPPGVPTVPGIPNFMCDFLLDTTRAAVNLIRTRALDRYPRLSIVLPHAGGFLPQIATRMEAFGDFCTPPLDAARVRDHLRRFYYDTAAPMAPSGTLVATAGAERILFGTDWPAASADIVTDIALPALDADPVLTRHQRRGIDRDNALRLFPALDRTRDPSTK; from the coding sequence ATGAGCCGGCGCAACCTGCTCGTCGCCGGCGGAGCGGTCGCTTCCGCCGCCGCTGCCACGGGCGGGTCGAGCGCCCTCGCCCGGGCGGACGAGGCGTTGCGGGGCCCGGACAGAGGTGACGGAGCGGCACGGGCGAGGATCGACGTCCATCACCATTTCACCGCTCCTGCATGGGTGGACTGGGCAGAGCGTGAGGGACTGGTGCGGCGGGAGGAACTGCCGTGGTGGGCGCGCTGGGATCTGGACGCCACGCTCGCGATGATGGACAAGGCCGGGATCGCCACCGCCGTCCTCAACCCCACCATGCAGGACCGGTACCGCTCCCCGGCGCAGGCCAAGGAAGGCCTCACCATCGTCCTCGAGGCGCTGACCGGCCTGGTGGCCGCGTATCCCGGCCGTTTCGCCTTCCTGGGCCCCGCCCTCATGGACCATCCCGACGTCACCCCGTGGGCTCTCCGGCGGGCCCTCGACGAGCTCGGTGCCGTGGGAGTCGGCGTGAAGGCCAACTACCACGGTGTCTACCTCGGTGATCCCTCGTATGACCGCTTCCTCGCCGAACTCGACGAACGCGCCGCGGTCCTTGTCACGCACCCGCTCGATCTCCCCGGCGGACCGCCCGGCGTGCCCACCGTCCCGGGCATCCCGAACTTCATGTGCGATTTCCTGCTGGACACGACGCGCGCCGCGGTGAACCTGATCCGCACCCGAGCACTCGACCGCTATCCGCGTCTGTCGATCGTCCTGCCGCACGCCGGGGGATTCCTCCCGCAGATCGCCACCCGCATGGAGGCCTTCGGCGACTTCTGCACCCCACCCCTCGACGCCGCCCGCGTGCGGGACCACCTCCGCCGCTTCTACTACGACACGGCGGCCCCGATGGCCCCCTCGGGCACCCTGGTGGCCACCGCCGGTGCCGAGCGGATCCTCTTCGGCACCGACTGGCCGGCCGCCTCGGCCGACATCGTCACCGACATCGCACTGCCGGCTCTCGACGCCGACCCGGTGCTCACCCGTCACCAACGCCGCGGGATCGACCGCGACAACGCGCTCCGCCTCTTTCCCGCACTGGACCGGACCCGGGACCCGTCCACGAAGTGA
- a CDS encoding formylglycine-generating enzyme family protein, translating into MTLVHRPCCAPAAAPVSLSPAPTVPGPAAGRRSLRGQVRLPGGEFAMGDAFGEGYPADGETPVHPVRLEPFHIDETAVTNAQFATFVKDTGHITDAERYGSSAVFHLVVAAANADILGNAAGAPWWINVRGAHWRRPEGARSDITDRQNHPVVHVSWNDAVAYARWAGKRLPTEAEWEYAARGGLAGRRYAWGDELTPDGRWRCNIWQGRFPHTNTAEDGHLTTAPVKAYRPNGFGLWNTAGNVWEWCTDWFSPTYYAEAPPDDPCGPQTGTARVMRGGSYLCHDSYCNRYRVAARSSNTPESSSGNLGFRCANDASAVC; encoded by the coding sequence ATGACGCTCGTCCACCGCCCGTGCTGCGCCCCGGCCGCCGCCCCCGTCTCCCTGTCCCCGGCGCCGACGGTCCCGGGCCCGGCCGCCGGGAGGCGCTCGCTGCGCGGACAGGTCCGCCTGCCCGGCGGCGAGTTCGCCATGGGCGACGCCTTCGGCGAGGGCTACCCCGCAGACGGCGAGACTCCCGTGCACCCCGTACGCCTCGAGCCGTTCCACATCGACGAGACCGCCGTCACCAACGCCCAGTTCGCCACCTTCGTCAAGGACACCGGTCACATCACCGACGCCGAGCGCTACGGATCCTCGGCGGTCTTCCACCTCGTGGTCGCCGCCGCGAACGCCGACATCCTCGGCAACGCCGCCGGCGCCCCCTGGTGGATCAACGTCCGAGGCGCCCACTGGCGCCGCCCCGAGGGGGCCCGCTCCGACATCACCGACCGCCAGAACCACCCCGTCGTCCACGTCTCCTGGAACGACGCGGTCGCCTACGCCCGGTGGGCCGGCAAGCGCCTGCCCACCGAGGCGGAGTGGGAGTACGCCGCACGCGGCGGCCTGGCCGGCCGCCGCTACGCCTGGGGCGACGAACTCACCCCCGACGGCAGATGGCGCTGCAACATCTGGCAGGGCCGCTTCCCCCACACCAACACCGCAGAGGACGGCCACCTGACAACCGCGCCGGTCAAGGCGTACCGCCCCAACGGCTTCGGCCTGTGGAACACCGCCGGCAACGTGTGGGAATGGTGCACCGACTGGTTCTCGCCCACCTATTACGCCGAAGCTCCCCCGGACGATCCGTGCGGTCCGCAGACCGGGACGGCACGGGTCATGCGCGGCGGTTCCTACCTGTGCCACGACTCGTACTGCAACCGCTACCGGGTCGCGGCGCGCTCCTCCAACACCCCCGAGTCCTCCTCGGGGAACCTCGGCTTCCGGTGCGCCAACGACGCCTCTGCGGTGTGCTGA
- a CDS encoding sulfatase-like hydrolase/transferase: protein MLFLMTDQHRADTLGAYGNRLAHTPVLDELAATGTRFDRWYTPTAICTPARASLLTGQAPFRHKLLANHERNVGYLEDLPEDRFTFSRALRESGYNCGLIGKWHVGNERTAADYGFDGPELPGWHNPVDHPDYLAHLAEHGLPPYRISDRIRGTLPNGGPGNLLAARLHQPVEATFEHYLATRAIEQLERYAADSREHDRPFFLALHFFGPHLPYILPDEYFDLVDPADVELPRSIAETFQGKPPVQRNYSAHWTFDTMPIETTRKLIAVYWGYVALIDRQIGRVMDAMERLGLVDDTAVFFTCDHGEFTGSHRLHDKGPAMYEDIYRTPGLLRVPGAPGGVVRPEFVSLLDCTATILELAGADPKPAVDSRSLLPLVHGEETDWDEDIVCEFHGHHFPYPQRMLRDERYKLVVNPDSVNELYDLHTDPDELLNIYAHPETAQVRSRMLRRLYDVLRERGDNFYHWMTSMYDVGEVGHDPTLSGLDESTYQAPEA from the coding sequence ATCCTCTTCCTCATGACCGACCAGCACCGGGCGGACACCCTCGGCGCCTACGGCAACCGGCTGGCGCACACCCCGGTCCTCGACGAACTCGCCGCGACCGGCACCCGCTTCGACCGCTGGTACACCCCCACGGCGATCTGCACCCCGGCCCGGGCCAGCCTGCTGACCGGTCAGGCGCCCTTCCGGCACAAGCTGCTCGCCAACCACGAGCGCAACGTCGGCTACCTCGAGGACCTGCCGGAGGACCGGTTCACCTTCTCCCGGGCGCTGCGCGAGAGCGGCTACAACTGCGGCCTCATCGGCAAGTGGCACGTCGGCAACGAACGGACGGCGGCCGACTACGGCTTCGACGGCCCGGAGCTGCCCGGCTGGCACAACCCGGTGGACCACCCGGACTACCTCGCCCACCTCGCCGAGCACGGTCTGCCGCCCTACAGGATCAGTGACCGTATCCGCGGCACCCTGCCCAACGGCGGCCCCGGCAACCTGCTCGCCGCCCGGCTGCACCAGCCGGTCGAGGCGACCTTCGAGCACTACCTGGCCACCCGGGCCATCGAGCAACTGGAGCGGTACGCCGCCGACTCCCGCGAGCACGACCGGCCGTTCTTCCTCGCACTGCACTTCTTCGGCCCGCACCTGCCCTACATCCTCCCGGACGAGTACTTCGACCTGGTGGACCCGGCGGACGTGGAACTGCCCCGCTCCATCGCGGAGACCTTCCAGGGCAAACCACCGGTACAGCGCAACTACAGCGCGCACTGGACCTTCGACACCATGCCGATCGAGACGACCCGCAAGCTCATCGCGGTCTACTGGGGCTACGTAGCCTTGATCGACCGGCAGATCGGCCGGGTCATGGACGCCATGGAACGCCTCGGACTGGTCGACGACACCGCCGTGTTCTTCACCTGCGACCACGGTGAGTTCACCGGATCCCACCGGCTGCACGACAAGGGGCCGGCGATGTACGAGGACATCTACCGCACGCCCGGCCTGCTCCGCGTCCCCGGCGCGCCCGGCGGCGTCGTACGCCCCGAGTTCGTCAGCCTGCTCGACTGCACCGCCACCATCCTCGAACTGGCGGGCGCCGACCCGAAGCCCGCCGTCGACTCGCGCAGCCTGCTGCCGCTCGTGCACGGCGAGGAGACGGACTGGGACGAGGACATCGTCTGCGAGTTCCACGGGCACCACTTCCCGTACCCGCAGCGCATGCTGCGCGACGAGCGGTACAAGCTCGTCGTCAACCCCGACTCGGTCAACGAGCTCTACGACCTGCACACCGACCCGGACGAACTGCTGAACATCTACGCCCACCCGGAGACGGCGCAGGTCCGCTCCCGGATGCTGCGCCGCCTCTACGACGTCCTGCGGGAGCGCGGCGACAACTTCTACCACTGGATGACGTCGATGTACGACGTCGGAGAGGTGGGACACGACCCGACCCTGAGCGGGCTCGACGAGTCCACCTACCAGGCGCCGGAGGCGTGA
- a CDS encoding aliphatic sulfonate ABC transporter substrate-binding protein, translating to MPLTTSRRRFTAAVAGLAATVLLTACGGDSSSGAGGEKVRIGYIGDFNGTSLIAIADAKGLWKKHGLSAESKVFTNGPLQIQALGTDNLDVGYIGPGAMWLPASGQAKVVAINTLGNADRVIAQPGITSMEQLKGKTVAVPEGTSGDMILTLALERAGMKKSDVEIVPMDPSTIVAAFSSKKVDAAGFWYPAAATIKKQVPDLVELAKNSDFAQDVSFPTAFVAGNDLVAEQPEKAKKVLAVLREAIAYRSAHTEEAVELTADKLGIPAEQVKADAANVELLDLERLDALTKDGTVDKWLQGMNDYFVEAGKLKQPVDPKTYYTGDLFIGAGK from the coding sequence ATGCCGCTCACGACCTCCCGCAGACGCTTCACCGCAGCGGTCGCCGGCCTGGCCGCCACCGTCCTGCTGACCGCCTGTGGCGGCGACTCCTCCTCCGGCGCCGGCGGTGAGAAGGTGCGCATCGGCTACATCGGCGACTTCAACGGCACCAGCCTGATCGCCATCGCCGACGCCAAGGGCCTGTGGAAGAAGCACGGCCTCTCCGCCGAGAGCAAGGTCTTCACCAACGGCCCGCTGCAGATCCAGGCCCTCGGCACCGACAACCTCGACGTCGGCTACATCGGCCCAGGTGCGATGTGGCTGCCCGCCTCCGGCCAGGCCAAGGTCGTCGCGATCAACACCCTCGGCAACGCCGACCGCGTCATCGCTCAGCCCGGCATCACCTCGATGGAACAGCTGAAGGGCAAGACCGTCGCCGTCCCCGAGGGGACCTCCGGCGACATGATCCTCACCCTCGCCCTGGAGCGGGCAGGGATGAAGAAGAGCGACGTCGAGATCGTGCCGATGGACCCGTCGACCATCGTCGCGGCCTTCTCCTCGAAGAAGGTCGACGCCGCCGGCTTCTGGTACCCCGCGGCCGCGACCATCAAGAAGCAGGTTCCGGACCTCGTCGAACTGGCGAAGAACTCCGACTTCGCCCAGGACGTCTCCTTCCCGACGGCCTTCGTCGCGGGCAACGACCTCGTCGCCGAGCAGCCGGAGAAGGCGAAGAAGGTCCTCGCGGTGCTGCGCGAGGCGATCGCGTACCGCTCCGCGCACACCGAAGAGGCCGTCGAACTCACCGCGGACAAGCTCGGCATCCCCGCCGAGCAGGTGAAGGCGGACGCCGCCAACGTCGAACTGCTCGACCTGGAACGGCTGGACGCGCTGACGAAGGACGGCACCGTCGACAAGTGGCTCCAGGGCATGAACGACTACTTCGTCGAGGCGGGCAAGCTCAAGCAGCCGGTCGACCCGAAGACCTACTACACCGGCGACCTCTTCATCGGAGCAGGCAAGTGA
- a CDS encoding ABC transporter ATP-binding protein, producing the protein MTSTPAKISVQGVTKTFALGRETFTALDDVFLDIADNEFVTVVGPSGCGKSTLMNILAGLEEPTQGRALVDGVPVSGPGPERGVIFQQYALFPWLTVRQNVEFGLRTAGVSKAERRARAQHFIKLVGLDQFADALPKTLSGGMRQRCAIARAYAVDPSILLMDEPFGALDALTRVKLQEQLLDTWSKEKRTVMFITHDVDEAVFLANRVIVMAARPGRVYDVIEVPARTRDEEFRLSPEFADLRNRVWHSVYHQDGRTAATVPTGTGPAPSSTAATVPSTTA; encoded by the coding sequence ATGACCAGCACCCCGGCCAAGATATCCGTCCAGGGCGTCACCAAGACCTTCGCCCTGGGACGCGAGACCTTCACCGCTCTCGACGACGTCTTTCTCGACATCGCGGACAACGAGTTCGTCACCGTCGTCGGCCCCTCGGGGTGCGGCAAGTCCACCCTGATGAACATCCTCGCCGGACTGGAGGAGCCGACGCAGGGCCGGGCCCTGGTGGACGGCGTACCGGTGTCCGGGCCGGGGCCCGAACGCGGTGTGATCTTCCAGCAGTACGCACTCTTCCCCTGGCTCACCGTCCGCCAGAACGTCGAGTTCGGCCTGCGGACCGCAGGGGTCTCCAAGGCCGAACGCCGAGCCCGGGCACAGCACTTCATCAAGCTGGTGGGACTGGACCAGTTCGCCGACGCGCTCCCGAAGACACTCTCCGGCGGCATGCGCCAGCGGTGCGCCATCGCCCGCGCCTATGCCGTCGACCCCTCGATCCTGCTGATGGACGAGCCGTTCGGCGCGCTCGACGCTCTCACCCGGGTCAAGCTCCAGGAGCAGCTCCTGGACACCTGGAGCAAGGAGAAGCGGACCGTCATGTTCATCACGCACGACGTGGACGAGGCCGTCTTCCTGGCGAACCGCGTGATCGTCATGGCCGCCCGCCCCGGACGCGTCTACGACGTCATCGAGGTCCCGGCCCGCACACGCGACGAGGAGTTCCGCCTCAGCCCGGAGTTCGCCGACCTGCGCAACCGCGTCTGGCACTCCGTCTACCACCAGGACGGCCGCACCGCCGCCACCGTGCCGACAGGCACCGGCCCCGCGCCGTCGTCGACCGCCGCCACCGTGCCGTCGACGACGGCCTGA
- a CDS encoding ABC transporter permease, whose translation MSVLDKRGAGRRGPVPGKTPGTAADQEAADGTNTLGVKAGGGKNGDAKAAPEQPRPGRRGLPLALNAVSVVLGIGVWWALSAAGFKLPAPPEVVSQAGTLIGNGMLADDILASLTRVLAGFALGTAAAVPIGFLMGWYPVLRGLIEPWIQFFRTIPPLAIIPLAIVVMGIDETPKIFVIFLAAFLACVISTFQGVVNVDRTLINAARVLGAKDVTIFARVVVPASTPFILVGMRVGLGSAWATLVAAELVAAQQGLGYRMQNAQLYYDLPTIFVGLISIGILGLLMDRILLLAERKLTGWQERR comes from the coding sequence ATGTCCGTCCTTGACAAGCGGGGCGCCGGCCGGCGAGGACCCGTACCAGGGAAGACGCCCGGGACGGCGGCCGACCAGGAAGCCGCCGACGGGACGAACACCCTTGGCGTGAAGGCCGGCGGCGGGAAGAACGGCGACGCGAAAGCCGCACCGGAGCAACCGCGTCCGGGCCGGCGCGGGCTGCCCCTGGCCCTGAACGCCGTGTCCGTCGTGCTGGGCATCGGCGTCTGGTGGGCGCTGTCGGCCGCGGGCTTCAAGCTGCCCGCACCGCCGGAGGTCGTCTCGCAGGCCGGCACCCTGATCGGCAACGGCATGCTCGCCGACGACATCCTCGCCAGCCTGACGCGCGTGCTCGCCGGCTTCGCGCTCGGCACGGCCGCGGCCGTCCCGATCGGCTTCCTCATGGGCTGGTATCCCGTACTGCGCGGCCTGATCGAGCCGTGGATCCAGTTCTTCCGCACGATCCCGCCGCTGGCGATCATCCCCCTGGCCATCGTGGTCATGGGAATCGACGAGACACCGAAGATCTTCGTCATCTTCCTGGCCGCGTTCCTGGCGTGCGTCATCTCGACGTTCCAGGGCGTGGTGAACGTCGACCGCACGCTGATCAACGCCGCCCGGGTGCTCGGCGCCAAGGACGTCACGATCTTCGCCCGAGTCGTGGTGCCGGCCTCCACGCCGTTCATCCTCGTGGGCATGCGGGTCGGTCTCGGCTCGGCCTGGGCCACCCTGGTCGCCGCCGAACTGGTCGCGGCCCAACAGGGCCTCGGCTACCGGATGCAGAACGCCCAGCTCTACTACGACCTTCCGACGATCTTCGTCGGGCTCATCTCCATCGGGATCCTCGGTCTGCTGATGGACCGCATCCTGCTCCTCGCAGAACGCAAGCTCACCGGATGGCAGGAACGCCGATGA
- a CDS encoding ROK family transcriptional regulator, whose protein sequence is MQMPTGVHALVRRTHEERVMRALRENGAMSRGEIARVVGLSRTTLSEITGSLLQRGAIVVVDTDASRREGSGRPAERLALDPASAQFMGVDFGHRRVHVVIADASHEIMASDSVRYDDTADWRTRTELALGLVDRLGTGTGVHYGALQGIGIGVPGPYPAPEGAAWPRATPGATVLRPAPEGVDVAFAERFDAPVIVDNNTRLAALAEAISGADSVADLVYVRLSDGVGGGLVVGGQLVTGSAGLAGELGHVTVEPAGRPCRCGKRGCLETVASVPGILSACWEFGLRLENLQDLAAAVAAAHPVADRVLREAAAALGRVVGAATMTLNPAKVVIGGEITRLAPVIVEQVAATLAAELFPTAPAGPVVEAARLSDDDGAIGALAAVFHSSPLLARYPGTTDVKGRSDARRSTTEGAAHVRP, encoded by the coding sequence ATGCAGATGCCAACCGGAGTGCACGCGCTCGTCAGGCGTACCCATGAGGAACGTGTGATGCGTGCGCTGAGGGAGAACGGCGCCATGAGCCGCGGCGAGATCGCCCGGGTCGTCGGCCTGTCACGGACCACCCTCTCCGAGATCACCGGCAGCCTCCTCCAGAGGGGCGCCATCGTCGTCGTGGACACCGACGCCTCCAGGCGCGAGGGCAGCGGGCGGCCGGCCGAGCGGCTGGCGCTCGACCCGGCGTCGGCGCAGTTCATGGGCGTCGACTTCGGTCACCGGCGGGTCCATGTCGTGATCGCCGACGCCTCGCACGAGATCATGGCCTCGGATTCCGTCCGGTACGACGACACGGCCGACTGGCGGACCAGGACGGAGCTCGCCCTCGGTCTGGTGGACCGGCTGGGGACCGGGACAGGGGTCCACTACGGGGCGCTGCAGGGCATCGGCATCGGCGTGCCCGGGCCGTACCCCGCCCCCGAAGGGGCCGCCTGGCCCCGCGCCACCCCGGGGGCGACGGTGCTCCGCCCGGCGCCCGAAGGAGTCGACGTGGCCTTCGCGGAACGCTTCGACGCACCGGTGATCGTCGACAACAACACCCGCCTCGCCGCGCTGGCCGAGGCGATCAGCGGCGCCGACAGCGTGGCCGACCTGGTGTACGTACGCCTGTCGGACGGTGTCGGCGGAGGGCTCGTCGTCGGCGGCCAACTGGTGACCGGCTCCGCCGGGTTGGCCGGCGAGCTCGGGCACGTGACCGTCGAGCCGGCGGGCAGGCCGTGCCGGTGCGGCAAGAGGGGCTGCCTGGAGACGGTGGCCTCGGTCCCCGGAATCCTCTCCGCCTGCTGGGAGTTCGGTCTCCGACTGGAGAACCTCCAGGACCTGGCGGCCGCCGTGGCCGCCGCGCACCCCGTCGCGGACCGGGTGCTGCGGGAGGCGGCAGCGGCGCTGGGGCGCGTCGTCGGAGCGGCGACGATGACCCTCAACCCGGCGAAGGTGGTCATCGGCGGCGAGATCACCCGGCTGGCGCCCGTGATCGTCGAGCAGGTCGCCGCCACCCTCGCCGCCGAACTCTTCCCGACCGCCCCGGCCGGTCCCGTGGTCGAGGCCGCGCGGCTCTCGGACGACGACGGCGCCATCGGCGCCCTCGCCGCGGTCTTCCACAGTTCCCCCCTCCTGGCGAGGTATCCCGGGACCACCGACGTGAAGGGCCGATCCGATGCACGCCGATCCACCACCGAAGGAGCCGCCCATGTCCGTCCTTGA
- a CDS encoding helix-turn-helix domain-containing protein — MPSKDGPPTRLGRAGRGHRELVLELLRRHGSLSRSRLGDLSGLSRTTLYDTVAALVDDGAVVASPPDPVRRGPGRPAQELTACPEAGRAVD, encoded by the coding sequence ATGCCATCCAAGGACGGCCCTCCGACGCGCCTCGGGCGGGCGGGGCGTGGGCACCGAGAGCTCGTACTCGAACTGCTGCGCAGACACGGCTCCCTCAGCCGAAGCAGGCTGGGCGACCTCAGCGGGCTGTCCCGGACGACCCTGTACGACACCGTCGCGGCGCTCGTCGACGACGGCGCCGTCGTCGCCTCACCGCCGGACCCCGTCCGGCGCGGGCCCGGCCGTCCGGCACAGGAGCTGACCGCCTGCCCCGAGGCGGGGCGGGCGGTCGACTGA